The proteins below are encoded in one region of Ammospiza caudacuta isolate bAmmCau1 chromosome 33, bAmmCau1.pri, whole genome shotgun sequence:
- the LOC131570276 gene encoding H-2 class II histocompatibility antigen, A-U alpha chain-like, protein MDGARSLPRLLPLLALTLPPILGVQVQHSIIQTEFYQKSLEPPFDSSEFMFDFDGDEIFHVEREETVWRLPEFQQFASFEAQGALQNIAIDKQNLESSMRAYNSSRTDSVPPEVAVFPKHPVEQDEPNVLICSVTKFWPPVLGVAWFRNGARVTEGVQETPFYPDRDFSFRKFSYLTFIPQPGDYYDCKVEHEGLAAPSKTHWEPQIQAPKSEATETAICALGLAVGIAGIAAGTVLIIRGMKLGRARPERGVL, encoded by the exons ATGGACGGAGCGCGGAGCCTCCCccggctgctgccgctgctggcCCTCACCCTGCCCCCGATTCTGGGGGTCCAAG tgcagcacagcatcaTCCAGACCGAGTTCTACCAGAAGTCGCTGGAGCCGCCGTTCGACAGCTCCGAGTTCATGTTCGACTTCGACGGCGACGAGATTTTCCACGTGGAGCGGGAGGAGACCGTGTGGCGCCTGCCCGAGTTCCAGCAGTTCGCCTCCTTCGAGGCGCAGGGCGCGCTGCAGAACATCGCCATCGACAAGCAGAACCTCGAGAGCTCCATGAGGGCCTACAACAGCTCCAGGACCGACAGCG TGCCGCCGGAGGTGGCCGTGTTCCCCAAGCACCCGGTGGAGCAGGACGAGCCCAACGTCCTCATCTGCTCGGTGACCAAGTTCTGGCCGCCGGTGCTGGGCGTGGCCTGGTTCCGCAACGGCGCCCGCGTCACCGAGGGCGTGCAGGAGACGCCGTTCTACCCCGACCGCGACTTCTCCTTCCGCAAGTTCTCCTACCTGACCTTCATCCCGCAGCCCGGGGACTACTACGACTGCAAGGTGGAGCACGAGGGGCTGGCGGCGCCCAGCAAGACGCACTGgg AACCCCAAATCCAGGCGCCCAAATCCGAGGCCACGGAGACGGCGATCTGTGCCCTGGGCCTGGCCGTGGGCATCGCGGGCATCGCCGCCGGCACCGTCCTCATCATCCGCGGCATGAAGCtcggccgcgcccgccccgaGCGTGGCGTGCTCTGa